Genomic segment of Bicyclus anynana chromosome 18, ilBicAnyn1.1, whole genome shotgun sequence:
CCCCAATCGTATAGACCAATACAGCCAAGGACTAACCAAGTTAGAAGCAACGCACCCAATTTGCTCCCAATGCAGCCGTCGACGACTATACAAGCTCAACACACAATGCCAAATATAATATCCATGAATAGTGTTCCTAGAAAAACTACAACATTTAGTAATATAAAAGTGGAAGGTAACAGTTACGTActaaatagaaaaagaaaaagtgaATCGCCTGATGAAGTACATAAAAAAGTTACTATTAGCAACCAAACAGAGGCTCCCATTACAATAAAACAGATACAGAATGAATATAGCGCAAGTTCAGCAGATGTCGGATGTAACACCAGTCCTGTTCACAGACCATCAGGAAGAATAACTATAAATAGTATGCAAATAACGCCATTAAATCCCCttcaaaattctaaaataatagagGAATTAGCTAAACCAATACGAACTAGTACACAAGTGTCACAAAACACACAAATGACACAAAATATACAGGTGACACAAAATACACAAGAAGCTCAAAACGTTGTAAGAAACATGATTAATATAATACCAGAGACTGTAAATGAAACCCAAGTAACAGAAAAAGAAAAGTTAGTTAGAAATACAGTTTACGTCCAAGCGAGAGGTAGAATTTTAACGGACAAAGATAGTGTCCCTGAACCACCTAAAACTGAAACAGTAGTTAGTAAACCTGAACCAAGTTTATCTTTGCCAATTATTGATCCCCcagtagaaataaaaataaacactcccgaaaaaagtataattttgcAAGTAACAAATGAGAAACAATCGGATActagtaaagataaattggaaataaaaaaagaaataatcaaaaaaataacgGAAGTAAAAAAAGAACTACTTAGTCCAGTAGCAAAAACGTCGGCTCAGTTGGAAGATGTTACAAGTAAAGTGAAAGTAGAGattaagaatgaaaaaaaaggaaGTGCTTCAATAGAATCGCCAAAAGAagtcaataaaatcaaaacagAATCTAAACCAGACGTCAAAGTAAAAGCAGAAACTTCTAAAGAAGTCAAAGAAGATAGAGGCTATATACTGACACATGTACTTGGTGGATTCGTTATTCAAGAGTCAAATATCGCATTTCCAGTAAGTAGACAATATATTGAATTACTAAACTATGCTAAAGCCatattatataaactatattatgTGGAATCTctatcaataaacaaataaataatgggGGTATACATCGTTAGTCATTTGACATTtcacaattaataataatattaattaacttgttcttaatgaccataaaattgattaataccCTTATATATATGTCAATGGTATTACATATAGATAatcttttgaataacattttataaaaaaaagaaacagtaataagtaaaaaatagtaaatagtattgaagtaacaaaaataattctCAATTACAGATAAGAAAACCTCTAAAAGAGAGAACATTCTACAACAATTCAGATGAAATGAAGAAAGAGAACAAAGACGTGAAGCGGGAGAGGGAGTTCGTGAAAGACAACAGTAAAATATTGGACATCTCCCATCTTAACATAAAAGAGTGCGAGAATATGGAGGGGGAGGTGACGGCGACGGCGACTGACGACAGCGAAGATCTGGAAGAAGATGGTGAGATGTATtcaaatttagtttattatataccaactagcggacgcccgcgacaccATTCAcgtgaaattatgttttttacacAGACCAATTatcataggacctgcctcgcttaacacctctgtcaaaagtatatgatcacgatctaatgtGTTTATACAAACTACATCTATACGATATATGCTCAACGTTTaactgtgttaaaattacatgtgtgtgtattacgatttaaatgtatagttgtgtgtagtgtaaggacacaggatatttattagtgttaaatattttcgatgtgtgagtttacctcgtccccctaaAAAACAGTGAAttttgtcggtgactttgattgcGATACAAATccaattggtctgaggtttttTACAAACCCCACGAAAACGATGGATTTTTCCAGCATAAAAATTATTCACTTATTTCATTTCACTTAAATCGGTTCTGTGGTTTTAGCCGTGAATGTGCGACAGACttgctttttctttttcttttttattctttacaagttagcccttgaccaaaatcccacctgatggtaagtgatgatgcaatctatgatggaagtgggctaacttgttagtaataggatgaaaatccacacccctttcggtttctacacgacgtcgtactgAAACGcaaaatcgtttggcggtacatctttacggccgaagcttcccaccagccaaaatataatttttcagtaTGAGTAAGGATTTTTAAGGCTCCAtgcctcaaaaggaaaaaaaactgAACACTTATGAGTACCTATAGgattagaaataatatataagccTATAATAATGCCGCCAAAACGTATAATAAACGTAAGATAAAAACATTCAAATTGATTTACGTAAAACTGTGTTAATaaacgaatttatttttatttcagagaATCCATTCAAACTACTCACACCGAGCAGTGTCAGGACTTGGACGGTaggtttcatttttttaattcatgaaTCCATATAAATGACGTCACAgaaaattcaatatggcggatATGAACatgaatttttaaccgacttcaacaaTAGGAATCCATTTAACGTATTAAATTCCGATTTTATTTTCCCGGTATTTTAAATCTCATTTTTTACAGGCGGAACAACTAGCAGCCCATTTGGCCAAGTACAACTGGAACGAAACAGTATCAGTGTTACAAGACCACGAGCTAGACGGGGAGTCATTGTCCCTAGTGTCCAAAGCGCAACTCGTCACTATCGGAGTGAAGGAAGAACACGCAGAAATTATATGCGAATTTGTTAAAAGTTAGTTTACAACTATTATTTGAATCCTGTAACTTTGTCTGTGTATAAGGACCGGTATTAGTAGAAGattcgaattagaaacgaccttcaccatctgtttactggatgttttatttaaaattattagaatgttgaaaaatatgttgcgagtatGTTGTATGAAAAACTCTTGACGAACTATTATTAAGCATCATTAATGATAGCTAATAATAGTTTGGTCAGGAGATTTTAAGGcaactcgcaatatattttttaacgtatcGAATCTAACATAAAAGCGAAAGGACACTAATCGaaaaaattggcagggaggtagtttatagttagtaaacgtCGGCTGAGCAAGGATTTTGCGAATGAGACGGATTAACGAGGTctaatcgcgggcgtccgctagtttgatatTGAACACTTTGCATACATTAAAGAgataggtgaaggtcgtttctgaTTCGGatcttaaactttattatagggTTATTTTTATATCCCTTTAAGTTTTtatctgcctcgttggtccaatggttcaACTTATGTGGCGTCTGATCCTAGGTCGAGCAGATAAAATGCcatagcttttctttcttctcttATCAGATCTGGTAGTGATCGTTATAAAGTCAAACATTGACACGCCAAACTGCATTGTAGCAACGTGGTGGTTCTTAGTTCTATATCCCCGCCTAGCAGAGAGacctaaattaacttaaaaacggCTATTAAGTCAGATTATTATCACACATAAGGACATAATGTCagacataaggactagtatcgcacccaaattcacgaacaaaataatCTGCTATTTTGCGATGAAAACGAGcctagatttttaaatttatatattttataataaactaaaagttgttgaccgtttttcacactattcaactacacaaaacggtatttttacagagctctttaaccgaatAACACGATTACGACTATAAAAGATCGATTCTATGGATACAGTTTTTACAATCACATTAGaccgttgatcatatactttgacagaaaagtaatatctaacgcagcaggtccttatgtaattagtctgaggctatTAATAATGAGTCAACAGAAGTTGTGTATGGGAAGAAATCGTGTATTAAGGGTGGGTATTATTCGTAAGAATCCATCActgcatattattttaatttgttcccTGCAATATAAGCAAAGGTTGCGAGCTATACAGCCTGttcaatcataaaaaaatatttaaaacgttttaGAATTAACCCTTTTGAAATAGGGATGTTGATTTTAATCGGCAACTTACATTAAATTAGATAAATAGCCTATGgcttgcaattttattttttaaaggaaaTTATGCCTaatgtgtaaatatatttttaagtgtgacattttgtataatttatgttatatttttaagtaaatattaatttgtaaataaggAAAACCAAGAATTTAAACTTACGGTTCATTGTGAATTGtgtattattaaatgttttaatgtgattcaattattattaataatgatggATAATGATTAAGGATGGTTATATGTGGACTAATAAATGtaagaaaaagaaattttcagcatttttatttattttactactattgatctaccgcgtagttcccgtttctatacgaatacggggataaagtatataATACAGCTTAAGCGTTActagaaatattattaaaaaacctgGACTTACGGTTCCATTTATAGCTAGTTAGCATGTGTGCTTAGAATACTGATttaaaattaggtacctatttttaGGTATCTAAATTTTCTAATTTCTACACCAAAGAATATtctaggaaatagtagtctgagacggatatgacatcAGGTGGTGCAACTTATTTTCGTAAAAAGTGGGGAGTTTGAGAGGGGTAACGattggttggcgggaacgacttgcgatacaAGGCGCctgtcgtacggtcggcttcagtgtgctcgtggcgttcgagcgtccacatttcttgttgtgagATTCCCTATGGGTcacttgggatagtcggggcggggagagtgacttgagtagaaaaggggagtgttagttaactatcAAAGACGTCCTTAACCCCACACAAAAcgatcacaagtgcgtgactccactcaagaacTTTCTCTGCCATTCtcagggtcttattttggttacagtttgatttgttaatgaaGTTGTCCtgaaattttgtgtgtgtgtgacaAATtatgtgaatcataacctttgttttgtTAGACATTAGTTCTCTTATTGTTTATAAACCACTTCTGaatctgctaaaaatataaatactccAGATAAGAGAAGTGAGGGAGTGTATGAAGAGAAGGTATTGTATATTAcacgaaaacgttggacataacAGCGCTACTATTTCCGCACACGGAATATTTTAGAACTAAAacagtggcaattttaaatggagatttttaatttgaatttttttttcatcgaggTACACTTACTTTTAAAGTTGTttaagaaaccaattgagaagaacaaaagaaaaataaacccgggatcgaactcatgattattttaacacattttgGTATTACACTACTAGACCAATCGAATATGTAGAACttagttgaaattaatgtacgctgTCTCAtttctgtacctactaatttattttcGCAACCAACACACGCATATCCAAAAGTCTTTGTACTGAAGCTTTGGCCTTTGGCCCCTTGCTCTACATTAAAGTAGGTTGGTcggatacaaaaaaaaacaaataaaagaccaaataatatattttaaaactttcacAAGATAcagacacaaaataaaatacaacacaataaaaaataaataaataaataacaaaaccgTAACATAACAATCACCAATCGTAAAAAAAGTTGCTGTTCGTAGCACAACACTAATTTCTTCTCCCTGTTTTTCCCATAAAATTTACCACTTGTGCGAGCGGCGCGAACTTGCCGCgcctatttcttttttttaacgacGCCATGTCCGGCATAGCGTCAGATTCTGCCGTGGACTCCATAATTTTTGAACCAATCTCTTCCGATGTATCAGTCTCATTCTTTCCCATAGTGTACTCGGTTCTATACTTCCTGCTGTATTCGGGCTTCACATTCTCGCGTCGATAATTTAGCTCCGCGGATGCGAATTTAGATTCGGGCGGCTTACACATGAGCGCCTCGTAAAAGTATTTGTCTGCGTGGCCTTCGACTTTTGAATGAGGTTTTTTTTCGTCGTCGGAACTTTCGTTCGAAGATTGCAGATTTGGTGAGCCAGGTG
This window contains:
- the LOC112056580 gene encoding integrator complex subunit 3 homolog isoform X1 — encoded protein: MMQQPVYQQEQQGSAQDQQQMVLCPVRLVYETQMLVQPGDQIQPNQTILINHQNTPPWIQNRQVQNPVFYVQHVPTNYMPSPQQHIDQNQLYIQNYGYQNVPQMFVQNPQEQIRPLQMMPSVMPNIQTLPTNIAAMQNPRMVSNVAAIPQQVNILNAQNQNNSTLNINRMITPNQINPNEIISKPQEIVQNIYRHQMPQTVQQEPRFPIQPTITMVPNNVQNIQRVPQTFDSTVNQIRPMQQNAATNIQQAYPNTIFNVEESRKVNTTANKGTSATNFNVVNPVPAAKSMPQSYRPIQPRTNQVRSNAPNLLPMQPSTTIQAQHTMPNIISMNSVPRKTTTFSNIKVEGNSYVLNRKRKSESPDEVHKKVTISNQTEAPITIKQIQNEYSASSADVGCNTSPVHRPSGRITINSMQITPLNPLQNSKIIEELAKPIRTSTQVSQNTQMTQNIQVTQNTQEAQNVVRNMINIIPETVNETQVTEKEKLVRNTVYVQARGRILTDKDSVPEPPKTETVVSKPEPSLSLPIIDPPVEIKINTPEKSIILQVTNEKQSDTSKDKLEIKKEIIKKITEVKKELLSPVAKTSAQLEDVTSKVKVEIKNEKKGSASIESPKEVNKIKTESKPDVKVKAETSKEVKEDRGYILTHVLGGFVIQESNIAFPIRKPLKERTFYNNSDEMKKENKDVKREREFVKDNSKILDISHLNIKECENMEGEVTATATDDSEDLEEDENPFKLLTPSSVRTWTAEQLAAHLAKYNWNETVSVLQDHELDGESLSLVSKAQLVTIGVKEEHAEIICEFVKS
- the LOC112056580 gene encoding integrator complex subunit 3 homolog isoform X2; this translates as MMQQPVYQQEQQGAQDQQQMVLCPVRLVYETQMLVQPGDQIQPNQTILINHQNTPPWIQNRQVQNPVFYVQHVPTNYMPSPQQHIDQNQLYIQNYGYQNVPQMFVQNPQEQIRPLQMMPSVMPNIQTLPTNIAAMQNPRMVSNVAAIPQQVNILNAQNQNNSTLNINRMITPNQINPNEIISKPQEIVQNIYRHQMPQTVQQEPRFPIQPTITMVPNNVQNIQRVPQTFDSTVNQIRPMQQNAATNIQQAYPNTIFNVEESRKVNTTANKGTSATNFNVVNPVPAAKSMPQSYRPIQPRTNQVRSNAPNLLPMQPSTTIQAQHTMPNIISMNSVPRKTTTFSNIKVEGNSYVLNRKRKSESPDEVHKKVTISNQTEAPITIKQIQNEYSASSADVGCNTSPVHRPSGRITINSMQITPLNPLQNSKIIEELAKPIRTSTQVSQNTQMTQNIQVTQNTQEAQNVVRNMINIIPETVNETQVTEKEKLVRNTVYVQARGRILTDKDSVPEPPKTETVVSKPEPSLSLPIIDPPVEIKINTPEKSIILQVTNEKQSDTSKDKLEIKKEIIKKITEVKKELLSPVAKTSAQLEDVTSKVKVEIKNEKKGSASIESPKEVNKIKTESKPDVKVKAETSKEVKEDRGYILTHVLGGFVIQESNIAFPIRKPLKERTFYNNSDEMKKENKDVKREREFVKDNSKILDISHLNIKECENMEGEVTATATDDSEDLEEDENPFKLLTPSSVRTWTAEQLAAHLAKYNWNETVSVLQDHELDGESLSLVSKAQLVTIGVKEEHAEIICEFVKS